In Zingiber officinale cultivar Zhangliang chromosome 1A, Zo_v1.1, whole genome shotgun sequence, a genomic segment contains:
- the LOC122037933 gene encoding WD-40 repeat-containing protein MSI1: MAKDEEEFRGEMEERLINEEYKIWKKNTPFLYDLVITHALEWPSLTVQWLPDRDEPAGKDYSVQKMILGTHTSDNEPNYLMLAQVQLPLEDAEYDARQYDDEHGEIGGFGSAGGKVQIVQQINHEGEVNRARYMPQNPFIIATKTVSAEVYVFDYSKHPSKPPLDGACNPDLRLRGHNSEGYGLSWSQFKQGHLLSGSDDAQICLWDINATSKNKTLDALQIFKVHDGVVEDVAWHLRHEYYFGSVGDDHYLLLWDLRTTNNKPVKSVIAHQGEVNCLAFNPFNEWVVATGSTDKTVKLFDLRKLESALHTLDCHKEEVFQVGWSPKNETILASCCLGRRLMVWDLSRIDEEQTPEDAEDGPPELLFIHGGHTSKISDFSWNPCEDWVVASVAEDNILQIWQMAENIYHDEDDLPGDEPPRA; the protein is encoded by the exons ATGGCGAAAGACGAGGAGGAATTTCGAGGTGAGATGGAGGAGCGATTGATCAACGAGGAGTACAAGATATGGAAGAAGAACACGCCTTTCCTGTACGACCTCGTGATCACTCACGCCCTTGAGTGGCCCTCACTCACCGTGCAATGGCTCCCCGACCGCGACGAGCCCGCTGGCAAGGACTACTCCGTGCAGAAGATGATCCTCGGCACGCACACCTCCGACAACGAGCCTAATTATCTCATGCTCGCTCAAGTTCAGCTCCCCCTCGAGGACGCGGAGTACGACGCGCGCCAGTACGATGACGAGCACGGCGAGATCGGCGGCTTTGGCTCCGCCGGAGGAAAG GTTCAAATTGTTCAGCAAATAAATCATGAGGGAGAAGTTAATCGAGCTCGCTATATGCCTCAGAATCCCTTTATAATTGCAACAAAAACTGTTAGTGCCGAGGTTTATGTTTTTGACTACAGCAAACACCCATCAAAGCCTCCACTTGATGGTGCATGCAATcctgatttgaggttgaggggtCACAATTCTGAAGGATATGGTTTATCCTGGAGCCAGTTTAAGCAAGGGCACTTGTTGAGTGGCTCTGATGATGCTCAAATTTGTTTGTGGGACATTAATGCTACTTCGAAAAATAAAACCCTTGACGCTCTTCAGATTTTTAAG GTACACGATGGTGTTGTAGAAGATGTTGCTTGGCATTTAAGGCATGAATATTATTTTGGTTCAGTTGGTGATGATCATTATCTGCTCCTTTGGGATCTCCGAACAACAAATAACAAGCCAGTTAAATCAGTGATCGCTCATCAAGGTGAG GTCAACTGCCTAGCCTTCAATCCCTTCAATGAGTGGGTTGTTGCAACTGGGTCTACTGATAAAACTGTCAAGTTATTTGATCTTCGGAAGCTTGAAAGTGCACTGCATACATTGGACTGCCACAA AGAGGAGGTTTTCCAAGTCGGTTGGAGTCCCAAAAATGAGACAATTCTAGCATCCTGCTGTCTTGGACGGAGGCTCATGGTGTGGGACCTCAGCAG GATCGATGAGGAACAAACACCCGAGGATGCTGAGGATGGCCCACCAGAGTTGCTGTTCATCCACGGTGGCCACACCAGCAAGATCTCTGATTTCTCATGGAATCCCTGTGAAGATTGGGTGGTTGCGAGCGTTGCAGAAGACAACATCCTCCAAATTTGGCAAATGGCAGAAAACATATACCACGACGAAGATGATTTGCCTGGTGATGAACCTCCCAGAGCTTAG
- the LOC122037934 gene encoding beta-1,4-mannosyl-glycoprotein 4-beta-N-acetylglucosaminyltransferase-like, which produces MMQIDHGLKSPLAAMANRKHHHKALLLLLLLLLLPAFVFAVVFHGRKISYFLRPIWDAPPRPFARITHYYARDLPMNHLCHLHGWSSLPSPRQVFDAILFSNELDLLEIRYRELAPFVDKFVIMEANVTFTGDAKPLFFADNLDRFEFARSKIVHGTFLSQADPIPGTDPFRLEAKQRVALNSLLRTSGIGPGDVVIMADADEIPSPETVELLRWCDGVPPVMHLELRHYTYSFEFPVDYSSWRATAQLFHQGTRYRHSRQTDVMLADAGWHCSFCFREIEEFVFKMTAYSHADRVRRPSFLDPSRIQRIICKGDDLFDMLPEEYTFQEMIKKMGPTPKSASAVHLPSYLLENADKFRFLLPGGCSRSKQ; this is translated from the coding sequence ATGATGCAGATCGATCATGGTTTGAAATCCCCTTTGGCCGCCATGGCCAACAGGAAGCACCATCACAaggccctcctcctcctcctcctcctcctcctcctcccagcGTTCGTCTTCGCCGTCGTCTTCCACGGCCGGAAGATATCCTACTTCCTCCGCCCTATATGGGACGCGCCCCCGCGGCCGTTCGCCCGCATAACACACTACTATGCGCGGGACCTGCCCATGAACCACCTCTGCCACCTCCACGGCTGGAGCTCCCTCCCCTCCCCTCGCCAGGTGTTTGACGCAATCCTCTTCAGCAATGAGCTCGACCTGCTCGAGATCCGCTACCGCGAGCTCGCCCCTTTCGTCGACAAATTCGTGATCATGGAGGCCAACGTCACCTTCACCGGCGACGCCAAGCCGCTCTTCTTCGCCGACAACCTCGACCGGTTCGAGTTCGCGAGATCCAAGATCGTCCACGGGACGTTCCTGAGCCAGGCCGACCCGATTCCGGGGACCGACCCGTTCCGGCTGGAGGCCAAACAGCGGGTGGCGCTCAACTCTCTGCTCCGCACCTCGGGGATCGGCCCCGGGGACGTGGTCATCATGGCGGACGCCGACGAGATTCCCAGCCCCGAGACGGTGGAGCTCCTACGGTGGTGCGACGGCGTGCCGCCGGTGATGCACCTGGAGCTGAGGCACTACACGTACTCCTTCGAGTTCCCGGTGGACTACAGCAGCTGGCGTGCGACGGCGCAGTTGTTCCACCAAGGGACGCGGTACCGCCACTCGCGGCAGACGGACGTGATGCTGGCCGACGCCGGGTGGCACTGCAGCTTCTGCTTCCGGGAGATCGAGGAGTTCGTGTTCAAGATGACGGCCTACAGCCACGCCGACCGCGTGCGCCGGCCGAGCTTTCTGGACCCGTCGaggatccagaggatcatctgcAAGGGCGACGACCTGTTCGACATGTTGCCGGAGGAGTACACGTTCCAGGAGATGATCAAGAAGATGGGACCGACACCCAAATCGGCTTCAGCAGTGCATCTGCCTTCGTACTTGCTGGAGAACGCTGATAAGTTCAGGTTCCTTCTTCCTGGAGGATGTTCCAGGTCAAAACAATGA